A region of Halopiger xanaduensis SH-6 DNA encodes the following proteins:
- a CDS encoding DUF211 domain-containing protein, protein MSPPIRRLVLDVMKPQDPDILEIATTAGDCPGIDAVNVVLVETDREVQNLKLTIEGEDIDADALETAITDLGGTVHSIDQAVCGKRLVEQIGTPQDR, encoded by the coding sequence ATGTCACCACCGATACGACGACTCGTCCTCGACGTCATGAAGCCACAGGATCCGGACATCCTCGAGATCGCCACTACCGCCGGTGACTGTCCGGGCATCGACGCCGTAAACGTCGTCCTGGTAGAGACCGACCGCGAGGTCCAGAACCTCAAACTCACGATCGAAGGCGAGGATATCGACGCGGACGCGCTCGAGACGGCGATCACTGACCTCGGCGGAACGGTTCACTCGATCGATCAGGCCGTCTGCGGCAAGCGCCTCGTCGAACAGATCGGGACGCCCCAAGATCGGTAA
- a CDS encoding cation-translocating P-type ATPase, with product MTQSDPDTTRENRWHAMPIDAVFGAVSSDEGGLSSAEADRRRSEYGTNDIREAERASPLDLFVSQFQNPLIYLLFAAAILSLGVGVMPGSEPNYAEAAFIGLIIGINGLFGFVQDYQATRSIEALRELASPDATVLRDGRKRSIDAERLVPGDIVYLEQGDAIPADARVLDADELRTNESPLTGESTPVAKSSDPVGSDVLLAERSDMVYKNTTVVKGRGSAIVVETGMQTEVGGIAARLGVTADRRTPFQTEVEHLGKQIGGLVVSLIVLVVAVQFLFTATEPVAIILVGITLAVAGVPEGLPAVVTFTLALGAREMVDRNALVRRLPVVESLGSIDVIVTDKTGTVTENRMTVTRLYASGAVVDPSDFGSQSADLDVEGRRIATNGDRYSTPAIADVLRCGALCNNADRIDADEYRGDPTEIAIRRAADEADIEPAAERIREIPFSSERKRMTVVVEDGGPTAYTKGAPEVVLDRCDAILEDGDVRELTDETRAEILDRTRSFAEDALRVLAFASKTVSNPSADEDEIEDGMVFLGLQGMIDPPREGVEAAITDCRSAGIRTVLATGDNLTTAAAVGEQIGLDPDGALEGSDVADRSDAELERAVEDIDVFARVTPDHKVSLLNALQSNGHNVVMTGDGVNDAPALTQADVGVAMGQRGTDVARQASDMILQDDNFATIRDAIQEGRGIFENVRKFVNYLVSTNTGEVLVVFLGVLLGSALFSEQFSGTSQALILTPVLILWINLIADTLPALAIGADPHAAGLMDRPPRPADEGVINTRVLASILTIAVLLALTGLGIFFYALDRTGSLVRAQSLLFTFIVVGELIRIQVIRSRYDQTLRSNPWLVGAIVLSFLIHLTVLYTPLHDFFRVVPLTPVDWGWIAVGFLVFLVLNVLVSELNTRIFESRKSD from the coding sequence ATGACCCAGTCCGATCCGGATACGACCCGTGAAAACCGCTGGCACGCGATGCCGATCGATGCCGTCTTCGGCGCCGTATCGTCCGACGAGGGGGGACTTTCGTCCGCCGAGGCGGATCGGAGACGATCGGAGTACGGCACGAACGACATTCGCGAGGCCGAACGTGCGTCGCCTCTGGATCTGTTCGTCTCCCAGTTCCAGAACCCGCTCATCTATCTCCTCTTCGCGGCGGCGATCCTTTCTCTCGGCGTCGGTGTTATGCCCGGGAGCGAACCGAATTACGCCGAAGCGGCGTTCATCGGACTCATAATCGGCATTAACGGACTGTTCGGTTTCGTCCAGGACTATCAGGCCACCCGGTCCATCGAAGCGCTTCGGGAACTCGCAAGTCCGGATGCGACTGTCCTTCGCGACGGACGAAAACGGTCTATCGACGCGGAACGACTCGTCCCGGGAGACATCGTGTATCTCGAGCAGGGAGACGCGATTCCAGCCGATGCTCGAGTACTCGACGCCGACGAGTTGCGAACTAACGAATCGCCACTCACCGGCGAAAGCACGCCCGTGGCGAAATCGAGCGACCCCGTCGGATCGGACGTGCTGCTGGCCGAGCGCAGCGACATGGTGTACAAGAACACGACCGTCGTAAAGGGTCGAGGGAGCGCGATAGTCGTCGAGACCGGTATGCAAACGGAAGTCGGCGGTATCGCAGCACGACTCGGTGTAACGGCTGACCGACGGACACCGTTTCAGACCGAAGTCGAACACCTCGGTAAACAGATCGGTGGTCTCGTCGTCTCGCTGATCGTCTTGGTCGTCGCCGTACAGTTTCTGTTCACCGCGACGGAACCGGTCGCGATCATCCTCGTCGGTATTACTCTCGCCGTCGCGGGAGTCCCGGAAGGATTACCGGCGGTCGTGACATTCACGCTGGCGCTCGGCGCCCGAGAGATGGTCGACCGCAACGCGCTCGTCAGACGGCTCCCGGTCGTCGAGAGTCTCGGATCGATCGACGTCATTGTCACCGACAAGACGGGGACAGTCACGGAAAACCGGATGACCGTTACTCGGCTGTACGCCTCCGGCGCCGTCGTCGACCCGTCGGATTTCGGATCGCAATCGGCGGATCTCGACGTCGAAGGGCGGCGGATAGCCACCAATGGCGATCGATACTCCACCCCCGCGATTGCCGACGTGCTGCGCTGCGGCGCACTCTGCAATAACGCGGACCGAATCGACGCCGACGAGTACCGCGGTGACCCGACGGAGATCGCGATCCGCCGCGCTGCGGACGAGGCGGACATCGAACCGGCCGCGGAACGGATCCGAGAGATCCCGTTTTCCTCGGAGCGAAAGCGGATGACCGTCGTCGTCGAAGACGGGGGGCCGACGGCGTACACAAAGGGGGCACCGGAAGTCGTTCTGGATCGATGCGATGCTATCCTCGAGGACGGTGACGTGCGCGAACTCACCGACGAAACGCGGGCCGAAATCCTCGACCGAACGCGGTCGTTCGCGGAGGACGCACTTCGGGTGCTGGCGTTCGCGTCGAAGACCGTCTCGAACCCGTCGGCAGACGAGGACGAGATCGAGGACGGGATGGTGTTTCTCGGTCTGCAAGGGATGATCGACCCACCTCGGGAGGGAGTCGAAGCGGCGATTACCGACTGCCGATCGGCCGGCATCCGGACCGTACTGGCGACCGGCGACAACCTCACCACGGCCGCGGCCGTCGGCGAGCAGATCGGACTCGACCCCGACGGTGCGCTCGAGGGCAGCGACGTCGCCGACCGATCGGACGCCGAATTGGAGCGAGCGGTCGAAGACATCGACGTGTTCGCTCGGGTCACGCCCGATCACAAGGTCAGTCTGTTGAACGCGCTCCAGTCCAACGGACACAACGTCGTGATGACCGGCGATGGCGTTAACGACGCACCGGCGCTCACGCAGGCGGACGTCGGGGTAGCGATGGGACAGCGCGGCACCGACGTTGCCCGGCAGGCGTCGGACATGATACTGCAGGACGATAACTTCGCCACGATTCGTGACGCTATCCAGGAGGGGCGAGGGATCTTCGAGAACGTGCGTAAATTTGTCAACTATCTCGTCTCGACCAACACCGGCGAAGTGCTGGTGGTGTTTCTCGGCGTATTGCTCGGAAGTGCACTCTTCTCGGAGCAGTTTTCGGGGACGTCACAGGCGCTAATTCTGACCCCAGTCCTGATCCTTTGGATCAACCTCATTGCGGATACGCTTCCCGCGCTCGCGATCGGTGCTGACCCACACGCAGCGGGACTTATGGATCGCCCACCGCGACCCGCGGACGAAGGGGTGATTAACACTCGCGTACTCGCGTCGATTTTGACGATCGCCGTGCTATTAGCGCTGACCGGTCTCGGTATCTTCTTTTACGCTCTCGACCGCACGGGGTCGCTCGTTCGGGCGCAGTCGCTTCTGTTTACGTTCATCGTCGTTGGTGAGCTGATCCGGATCCAGGTTATTCGATCGCGCTACGACCAGACGCTCCGATCGAACCCGTGGCTCGTAGGTGCGATCGTCCTCTCGTTCCTTATCCACCTCACAGTCTTGTATACGCCGCTTCACGACTTTTTCCGAGTGGTTCCACTCACGCCCGTCGACTGGGGATGGATCGCCGTCGGATTCCTCGTTTTCCTCGTTCTCAACGTGCTCGTCTCCGAGTTGAATACGCGAATCTTCGAATCACGGAAATCGGACTGA
- a CDS encoding flavodoxin domain-containing protein, producing MSVILVIYATGEGQTATVAERIAAVFEDLGHDTSTMNINDRPADLALREYDAVLVGASIHAGQQQSAIVGFARSNRDVLSTRPTAFFQVSLASATEEGRAQAATYVEEFIEKTDWHPDRIGLFGGALRYSKYGFLKRLMMKQIAKRTMSDMPELETSGDVEFTDWNEVEAFAADVAAFVDGRLAVTSPTTNETETDE from the coding sequence ATGAGTGTGATCCTCGTGATATACGCGACCGGGGAAGGCCAGACGGCGACCGTCGCGGAGCGAATCGCCGCTGTCTTCGAAGACCTCGGTCACGACACGTCGACGATGAATATCAACGACCGTCCGGCGGATCTCGCGCTCCGTGAGTACGATGCGGTTCTCGTCGGGGCGTCGATCCACGCCGGCCAACAGCAGTCGGCGATCGTCGGTTTCGCGCGGTCAAATCGCGACGTGCTTTCGACGAGGCCGACGGCGTTTTTCCAAGTCTCCCTCGCATCCGCTACGGAGGAGGGCCGAGCGCAAGCCGCAACGTACGTCGAGGAGTTCATTGAGAAGACGGACTGGCACCCGGATCGGATCGGCCTCTTCGGAGGCGCGTTACGGTACTCGAAGTACGGGTTCCTCAAACGGTTGATGATGAAACAGATTGCAAAGCGAACCATGTCCGATATGCCGGAGCTGGAGACGTCCGGTGACGTCGAATTCACGGACTGGAACGAAGTGGAAGCATTCGCCGCCGACGTCGCCGCATTCGTCGACGGCCGTCTGGCCGTCACGTCGCCAACAACTAACGAAACGGAAACAGATGAATGA
- a CDS encoding bacterio-opsin activator domain-containing protein, translating to MAGQSLTDSLRETLALFDGSGTPRTTAELADDLEIGRRSTYERLERLVEHGELETKRVGASARVWWRPRSSAETPDSASNTGIRPIQDRSGSIVGELEQCAICLLDSNGRVRTWNAGAERITDSAAGAALDEHISTFYTATDRQADGPEATLETVAETGAVETDQWRVRGDGSTDWAAVTVEAIRDGSGNLEGFAAVLRDATEQRETERRETVERLRRQREQLEALNTLNDVVREIIDAITQRSTREEIERVVCEHLAATESYLFAWIGDVDVTSQTVVGRTEAGVDGYLDGISISVDPNDERSNGPTGRAILKREIQTTQDIRADDRHDSWRSHIEEYGFRSSAAIPIVHEDTVYGVLNVYAERPRAFEGRERDVISQLGEVVGHAIAAVERKRALMSDTVVELQFRIRDVFAALDVDTPTTGTITLDHMVPIEDDEYLVYGSVTADAIDGLESLVETLPHWVSVTYRTGGDERGFELRLSEPPVLSTVASLGGSVETAVIEGGDYLMTLHAAPGADVRQVVDTVQEAYPDAELLKQRQLRVDTPERVRDVLAADLTDRQRAVIEATYHAGFYEWPRDASGKDVAESLAIAPPTFNQHLRKAHRKVFDSLLSGPDRDRPAD from the coding sequence ATGGCCGGGCAATCCTTGACCGACAGTCTTCGGGAGACCCTCGCTCTCTTCGACGGCTCGGGAACGCCGCGGACGACCGCGGAGCTCGCTGACGACCTCGAGATCGGTCGCCGGAGCACCTACGAGCGCCTCGAACGACTCGTCGAGCACGGTGAACTCGAGACCAAACGCGTCGGCGCGAGCGCCCGCGTGTGGTGGCGTCCGCGGTCGTCGGCCGAGACCCCTGATTCTGCATCCAATACGGGAATTCGGCCGATTCAGGACCGGTCTGGGTCGATCGTTGGTGAACTCGAGCAGTGCGCGATCTGTCTGCTCGATTCGAACGGCCGCGTCCGCACCTGGAACGCAGGCGCCGAACGTATCACGGACTCCGCTGCCGGCGCCGCGCTGGACGAGCACATCTCGACGTTCTACACTGCAACGGACCGACAGGCGGACGGTCCCGAGGCGACGCTCGAGACCGTCGCGGAAACGGGAGCGGTCGAAACGGACCAGTGGCGCGTTCGAGGGGACGGTTCGACAGACTGGGCAGCCGTCACCGTCGAGGCGATCCGCGACGGCAGTGGTAACCTTGAGGGATTCGCGGCGGTCCTACGGGACGCAACCGAGCAGCGGGAGACGGAGCGCCGCGAGACGGTAGAGCGACTCCGCCGCCAGCGCGAGCAACTCGAGGCGCTCAACACCCTCAACGATGTCGTTCGAGAGATTATCGACGCAATTACCCAACGGTCGACTCGAGAAGAGATCGAGCGGGTCGTCTGTGAGCACCTTGCCGCGACGGAGTCGTATCTCTTCGCCTGGATCGGCGACGTCGACGTCACCTCCCAGACTGTCGTTGGGCGGACCGAAGCCGGTGTCGACGGCTACCTCGACGGTATCTCAATTTCTGTCGATCCGAACGACGAACGGAGTAACGGTCCGACGGGAAGAGCGATTCTGAAACGCGAGATCCAGACCACGCAGGACATCCGCGCCGACGACAGGCACGATTCCTGGCGGAGCCACATCGAGGAGTACGGCTTCCGGTCGTCGGCCGCGATACCGATCGTCCACGAGGATACAGTCTACGGTGTGTTGAACGTCTACGCAGAGCGACCCCGAGCCTTCGAGGGTCGCGAACGAGACGTGATTAGTCAACTGGGGGAGGTCGTCGGTCACGCCATCGCGGCGGTCGAACGCAAGCGTGCTCTGATGAGCGACACCGTCGTCGAACTCCAGTTTCGAATCCGGGACGTCTTCGCTGCACTCGATGTCGACACACCGACGACTGGCACTATCACGCTCGATCACATGGTCCCCATCGAAGACGACGAGTACCTCGTCTATGGGAGCGTCACTGCGGACGCGATCGACGGACTCGAGTCGCTCGTCGAAACGCTCCCACACTGGGTGAGCGTGACGTACCGGACTGGCGGCGACGAGCGAGGATTCGAGCTTCGTCTCTCCGAGCCACCGGTCCTGTCGACGGTTGCGTCGCTCGGCGGTTCCGTCGAGACAGCCGTCATCGAGGGCGGTGACTACCTGATGACGCTTCACGCGGCACCTGGGGCAGACGTCCGACAGGTCGTCGATACCGTGCAAGAAGCGTATCCCGATGCGGAGCTGCTGAAACAACGCCAACTCCGGGTCGACACGCCCGAACGGGTCCGCGACGTACTCGCGGCGGATCTCACCGACCGTCAACGGGCAGTTATAGAAGCGACGTATCACGCAGGCTTCTACGAGTGGCCGCGGGACGCGTCCGGCAAGGATGTCGCCGAATCGCTAGCCATTGCCCCACCGACGTTCAACCAGCATCTGCGGAAAGCCCACCGAAAGGTGTTCGATTCGCTATTGTCGGGTCCCGATCGTGATCGACCGGCGGACTAA
- a CDS encoding calcium-translocating P-type ATPase, PMCA-type produces MSDQPHEVPAERVVASLESRREGLTADEVQRRLEEHGENEIVSGDGRPPVDIFIAQFDSVLIWVLLAAAVLSIWARHAVDAILIAIIVVANGIFGFVQDYRAERSLESLRELASPTATVRRGKEEREVDATEIVPGDVVVLRSGDVVPADGRLLETTDLEVDEAALTGESVPVSKSSDAVESGTPLAERDCMVYKGTNVTRGKGVVVVAQTGMETEVGEIAQELAATEETQTPLQSELDELGRKLGVGVLVLSAFVAPLLLLRGTDAVQAGLTAVSLAVAAIPEGLPAVVTLTLALGVRQMSKENALVRRLPAVEALGAVDVVCTDKTGTLTKGQMTVSRLWVNDTVIDVHESEKGDRSEREELLLRIGALCNDATLEDGGDPTERALLEAADRHGLDVDKLRSETPRTGEVPFSSERKWMGTVHDNVGYVKGAPEVIISNCDRILTADGPKPLTEDRLERIETTVRAFGDDALRVLATAYREDPTDADELADGLTFVGLAGMIDPPRGEVADAIAVTKRAGIGVKMVTGDNARTARTIADSLGIGTAVLEGRTLERMDEETLREQVASVDVFARTSPEHKVRILRALQARGNDVAMTGDGVNDAPALKNADVGVAMGIRGTDVARQASDIVLLDDNYATIERAVERGRAIFDNVWKFVAYLLTANVAEVAIVFLASLYGYLILPAVQLLWINLLTDGLPALALGVDPESGDVMERPPRDPDRGIIGRPMLGLISGIGTVTTVVLLALMYYTLEGATEVTPYAMTMVFTAFVFLEFAGLYVIRWLRETPTLSNPWLTAAVATSAVLQLAVLYTPLNQYFGTVPLDLADWGIISVILVVSLPGYFGVAVLVRRLER; encoded by the coding sequence GTGTCCGACCAGCCACACGAAGTGCCAGCCGAGCGCGTCGTGGCGTCCCTCGAGTCGCGACGCGAGGGGTTAACCGCCGACGAAGTCCAGCGACGGCTCGAGGAACACGGGGAGAACGAAATCGTCAGCGGCGACGGTCGACCGCCGGTCGATATCTTCATCGCGCAATTCGATAGCGTCCTGATCTGGGTCCTGCTGGCCGCAGCCGTCCTCTCGATCTGGGCGAGGCACGCCGTCGACGCGATCCTGATCGCGATCATCGTCGTCGCCAACGGGATCTTTGGGTTCGTTCAGGACTACCGGGCCGAACGGAGCCTCGAGTCGTTGCGGGAACTGGCGTCTCCGACGGCAACGGTTCGACGGGGCAAGGAGGAGCGCGAGGTCGATGCAACCGAGATTGTTCCTGGCGACGTCGTCGTTTTGCGCAGCGGAGACGTGGTTCCCGCGGACGGACGGCTTCTAGAAACGACCGATCTCGAGGTCGATGAGGCGGCGCTGACCGGCGAGAGCGTCCCTGTTTCGAAGTCGTCGGACGCAGTCGAATCAGGAACCCCGCTCGCAGAGCGTGACTGTATGGTCTACAAGGGGACCAACGTCACTCGCGGCAAGGGCGTTGTCGTCGTCGCTCAAACAGGAATGGAGACCGAAGTCGGCGAAATTGCGCAAGAGTTGGCTGCAACCGAAGAGACGCAGACGCCGCTTCAGTCGGAACTCGACGAATTGGGTCGGAAGCTCGGAGTTGGCGTCCTCGTCCTCTCGGCGTTCGTCGCGCCGCTACTGCTTCTCCGTGGGACGGATGCTGTTCAAGCCGGCCTAACTGCGGTGTCGCTCGCCGTGGCCGCGATTCCCGAGGGACTTCCGGCCGTCGTGACGCTCACGCTCGCGCTCGGCGTCCGCCAGATGTCCAAAGAGAACGCGCTGGTCCGTCGGCTCCCGGCGGTCGAGGCGCTGGGTGCGGTCGACGTCGTCTGTACTGACAAGACCGGAACGCTCACAAAGGGGCAGATGACGGTTAGCAGGCTCTGGGTGAACGACACCGTCATCGACGTGCACGAGTCCGAAAAGGGCGACCGGTCCGAACGCGAGGAACTGCTTTTGCGGATCGGGGCACTCTGTAACGACGCGACGCTTGAGGACGGCGGCGATCCGACCGAGCGAGCGCTACTCGAGGCGGCCGACCGGCACGGACTCGACGTGGATAAACTCCGGTCCGAGACGCCCCGAACGGGCGAGGTCCCGTTTTCCTCTGAACGGAAGTGGATGGGAACCGTTCACGACAACGTGGGCTACGTCAAGGGTGCACCCGAAGTCATCATTTCGAACTGCGACCGGATTCTGACCGCTGACGGGCCGAAGCCCTTGACCGAGGACCGTCTCGAGCGGATTGAGACGACGGTACGGGCGTTCGGTGACGACGCGCTTCGGGTCCTGGCTACGGCTTATCGCGAGGATCCGACCGACGCCGACGAGCTCGCTGACGGATTGACGTTTGTGGGACTTGCCGGAATGATCGATCCGCCCCGCGGGGAGGTCGCCGACGCGATCGCCGTGACGAAGCGCGCGGGGATCGGCGTGAAGATGGTGACCGGCGATAACGCCCGGACCGCGCGCACTATCGCAGATTCGCTCGGCATCGGAACCGCAGTACTGGAAGGTCGAACGCTTGAACGGATGGACGAAGAGACGCTTCGGGAGCAGGTTGCGTCCGTCGACGTCTTCGCGCGAACGTCGCCGGAACACAAGGTTCGGATCTTGCGGGCGCTGCAGGCTCGAGGGAACGACGTGGCGATGACCGGCGACGGCGTCAACGACGCGCCGGCGTTAAAAAACGCCGACGTCGGCGTCGCGATGGGAATTCGTGGTACTGACGTCGCCAGACAAGCGTCGGACATCGTTCTGTTAGATGACAACTACGCGACGATCGAGCGTGCCGTCGAGCGCGGGCGGGCGATCTTCGACAACGTCTGGAAGTTCGTCGCCTACCTCCTCACTGCGAACGTTGCGGAGGTGGCAATCGTCTTCCTCGCCTCGCTGTACGGCTACCTTATCCTCCCGGCCGTACAGTTGCTGTGGATCAACCTGCTGACCGACGGGTTGCCAGCGCTGGCGTTAGGTGTCGATCCCGAGAGCGGCGACGTGATGGAGCGGCCGCCGCGCGATCCCGATCGGGGGATTATCGGTCGTCCCATGCTCGGGCTGATTAGCGGTATTGGTACCGTGACCACGGTCGTCCTGCTCGCGCTCATGTACTACACGCTCGAGGGAGCCACCGAGGTCACGCCGTACGCAATGACGATGGTGTTCACGGCCTTCGTCTTCCTCGAGTTTGCGGGTCTGTACGTCATCCGGTGGCTACGCGAGACGCCAACGCTGTCGAACCCGTGGCTCACGGCCGCCGTCGCAACGTCGGCCGTGCTGCAACTCGCAGTGCTGTACACACCGCTCAATCAGTACTTCGGGACGGTACCGCTCGACCTGGCAGACTGGGGAATCATCAGCGTCATTCTCGTGGTAAGTCTCCCCGGATACTTCGGAGTCGCAGTACTCGTCAGACGACTCGAGCGGTGA
- a CDS encoding amphi-Trp domain-containing protein yields the protein MGELETEEQRSRTEIASYLRNLADQLDGDGDVTLELGGNEVLLNPSNPVTFKLEGESDWSEGDTEAKQSIEFELVWWREARTAKEGELKVCE from the coding sequence ATGGGAGAACTTGAAACCGAGGAACAACGATCGCGAACCGAAATCGCTAGCTACCTCCGAAACCTCGCCGACCAACTCGACGGCGACGGCGACGTGACGCTCGAACTCGGCGGGAACGAAGTGCTGTTGAATCCATCCAACCCCGTCACCTTCAAACTCGAGGGCGAGTCCGACTGGTCGGAGGGCGATACCGAGGCGAAACAGAGCATCGAATTCGAACTCGTCTGGTGGCGCGAAGCGCGGACGGCCAAGGAGGGAGAGTTAAAGGTCTGCGAGTAG
- a CDS encoding VIT1/CCC1 transporter family protein codes for MNDVPSLRDRFDTVRTLLEDEEVRSISRRYFISNGFDGTLTCIGVVVGAYLSGITDGLTVITIGLGAAVGLGTSGVWSVWEIERAEKQADLMRIEQAMLADLEDTAVQQRRAGARKINAIASGIGPLIGILLPLLPFLGQNVVVSMLEATLLAIAVGVGVLFTFGAYLGSISKQNWIIAGIRMGLAGVVVAILNLFLPG; via the coding sequence GTGAACGACGTGCCTTCGCTTCGCGATCGCTTCGATACCGTCCGAACTCTCCTCGAGGACGAGGAGGTCAGATCGATCTCGCGCCGGTACTTCATCTCTAACGGATTCGACGGGACGCTGACGTGCATCGGCGTCGTCGTCGGCGCTTACCTGTCCGGTATCACTGACGGCCTCACCGTAATCACGATCGGTCTCGGCGCGGCCGTCGGCCTCGGAACGTCCGGCGTCTGGAGCGTCTGGGAGATTGAACGCGCAGAAAAACAGGCCGACCTGATGCGGATTGAGCAGGCCATGCTGGCCGATCTCGAGGACACGGCAGTCCAGCAACGGCGAGCGGGCGCTCGCAAGATCAACGCGATCGCGAGCGGAATCGGCCCGCTGATCGGCATCCTTTTGCCGCTGCTTCCCTTTCTCGGTCAGAACGTCGTCGTCTCCATGCTTGAAGCGACGCTGCTCGCTATCGCTGTCGGCGTCGGCGTGCTGTTCACGTTTGGTGCATACCTCGGCTCGATTTCGAAACAGAACTGGATCATCGCCGGGATCCGAATGGGACTCGCGGGGGTCGTCGTTGCGATACTGAACTTGTTCCTACCCGGGTGA
- a CDS encoding MaoC/PaaZ C-terminal domain-containing protein, which translates to MSTEVVTVTADTPIGDAVERMFKNDIARLVVFDDDELVGLVSTDDVVRYVPQIFQRYEFDYSPPEAFEYRVRHDTAYELSEWEVESVGLSDECVSVGDRVEFTKTITEEDVRAFATASGDTNRLHLDEEYACDTRFGRRIVHGTLVSGLISAALARFPGVTIYVSENLSFLSPVDIGDRVTAVCEVIEDYGRNKYQLTTDVIGTEGDRVIEGQAAVLIDDPPEAAAVQFESIPSQSDS; encoded by the coding sequence ATGTCGACCGAGGTCGTGACGGTAACTGCGGACACGCCGATCGGAGACGCGGTCGAGAGAATGTTCAAAAACGATATCGCTCGACTCGTCGTGTTCGACGACGACGAACTAGTCGGACTCGTCAGTACGGACGACGTCGTCCGGTACGTTCCGCAAATATTCCAGCGGTATGAATTCGATTACTCGCCGCCCGAAGCGTTCGAGTATCGCGTCCGCCACGATACCGCCTACGAATTATCCGAGTGGGAAGTCGAAAGTGTCGGCCTCTCCGACGAATGCGTCAGCGTCGGCGATCGCGTCGAATTCACGAAAACGATCACCGAGGAGGACGTCCGGGCGTTCGCTACCGCCAGTGGAGATACGAATCGACTTCATCTCGACGAAGAGTACGCATGTGACACTCGGTTTGGTCGGCGAATCGTTCATGGAACGCTCGTTAGCGGGCTAATTAGTGCTGCGCTGGCCCGCTTTCCCGGCGTGACGATTTACGTCTCGGAGAATCTCTCGTTTCTTTCACCGGTCGATATCGGCGACCGAGTGACCGCCGTCTGTGAGGTTATCGAAGACTACGGCCGAAACAAATACCAGCTCACTACAGACGTGATCGGGACAGAAGGCGACCGCGTGATTGAGGGGCAAGCAGCCGTCCTCATCGACGACCCACCCGAAGCGGCCGCGGTCCAATTCGAATCGATACCGTCACAATCGGATAGCTAA
- a CDS encoding pyridoxamine 5'-phosphate oxidase family protein codes for MTIDELHDYGLMTMNDGEINGFLSSQRTGVLGLPAEDGPYLLPLSYGYDGDERLYFTYLVGSRSRKAELSEATDIARFLVYKVDTMYNWESVLLTGQLTPVPEAEWEALEERLSDVWRPAVLESAALSGELSIYEFRIEEQTGIKHQGLPPSLEPDRE; via the coding sequence ATGACGATCGACGAACTACACGACTACGGGTTGATGACGATGAACGACGGAGAAATCAACGGCTTCCTGTCAAGCCAGCGGACGGGCGTGCTCGGCCTCCCGGCGGAAGACGGTCCATACCTACTCCCTCTTTCTTACGGGTACGACGGGGATGAACGGCTCTATTTTACGTATCTCGTCGGTTCTCGTAGTCGGAAAGCGGAGTTAAGTGAAGCGACGGATATTGCGAGATTTCTCGTGTACAAGGTCGATACGATGTACAACTGGGAGAGCGTCCTCTTGACCGGCCAACTCACCCCCGTTCCCGAAGCGGAATGGGAAGCGCTTGAAGAGCGTTTGAGCGACGTTTGGCGACCGGCAGTATTGGAGTCGGCCGCCCTATCGGGCGAACTCAGCATCTACGAGTTCCGTATCGAAGAACAGACCGGGATCAAACATCAAGGGCTCCCTCCGAGTCTCGAACCGGACCGCGAATGA
- a CDS encoding universal stress protein: MSERILVPVDGSPLSKRALEVACDEYGTAEITALHVIDPTEPGYSIFGAEYDPTTAPRYGSEAWYERAEELADELFEELHTVADEYGVSLRTETVVGRPDREIISYATDADVDQIILGSHGRSEESRLLLGSVTEAVAFRSPVRVSLIR; the protein is encoded by the coding sequence ATGTCCGAGCGAATTCTCGTTCCCGTCGACGGGTCGCCGCTGTCGAAGCGCGCACTCGAGGTGGCGTGCGACGAGTACGGCACGGCCGAGATCACGGCGTTGCACGTAATCGATCCGACCGAGCCGGGGTACAGTATCTTCGGTGCCGAGTACGATCCGACGACGGCGCCGCGATACGGCTCCGAAGCGTGGTACGAACGTGCTGAAGAACTCGCAGACGAACTGTTCGAAGAGTTGCACACGGTAGCGGACGAGTACGGCGTTTCGCTTCGAACCGAGACGGTCGTCGGTCGGCCAGATCGAGAGATAATTTCGTACGCGACTGACGCAGACGTCGACCAGATCATCCTCGGGAGTCATGGCCGAAGCGAAGAATCGCGGCTCCTGCTCGGCAGCGTCACCGAGGCGGTCGCGTTCCGCTCCCCGGTTCGAGTTTCGTTGATACGCTGA